GATGTCGAGTCGGGACGGACGGAACGTGAGGCTCCCCGGCGCCTCGGGGGGCGGCGTCCCGCCGGACGGGTCGAGCGCCCGCACAGCCCGATCGGCGCGAAGGAGGCCGGCGCCGCAGCCCTCCGCACACTGCGCTTCGCTCAACGGCGTCGCCGTATCGGTCAGGATCGCGCGGACCTCGTCGGCCGAGACGTCCGGATCGATCGCCCGCATGAGCGCCGCCACGCCGGCGACGTGCGGGGTCGCCATCGAGGTGCCCTGGAAGTAGGAGACCGACATCTCGCCGGCGTCCCGGTCGTAGACGGTGCTGAGGACGCCATCGACGTCCCCGCTGCCGTTCAAGCGGGTGCGCAGGTTCCCGCCGGGCGCCACGACGTCGACGCCGGCCCCGTAGTTCGAGTACGGCGCCCGCACGCCGCCGTAGCCGGTCGCTCCTACGGTGAGGACGTTCCGGCAGCTCGCCGGCGCGTAGCGTTGCGCCTCGATGTCGTCGTTCCCGGCGGCGACGACGACGATCGCGTCGGCGTCGCGGCGCACCCGGTCGTAGGCGCGCTGCTCCATCGCGCTGCAGCTGCGCTCCGACCCGAGGCTGAGGTTGATCACGTCCGCCGGGTAGGGGTTGCGGGGGACGCCGTCGACGTCGAAGCCGGCCGCCCACAGGACCCCCTCGACGATGTCGAATCCGCTGCCGGCGCCGGTGACGCCCAACGCCCGGACGGGGAGGATGCGGCCGTTCCAATCGACCCCCGCCACGCCCCGCCCGTCGTTCGTCGACGCGGCGATCGTCCCGGCGACGTGGCTCCCGTGGTCGCTGGTGTCCTTGTCGAACACCTCGTGCGGGTCGTCGTCCCGCCCGTCGCCGTCCCCACCGGCCCGGGGGTCCTGGATGAAGTCGTACCCCGGCAGGACCTTCCCGGCGAGATCCGGATGGGTCGCGGAGGCGTCGCCCTCGCGCCACAGGATCCCCGTGTCGACGACCGCGGACACGACGTTCGGATCGCCGGTCGTGACGTCCCACGCGTCGGGAAGGCCGATCGCCTCGTAGTGCCACTGCCGCGGGTAGAACGGGTCGTTCGGCACCGCCTGCATCTCCACGACCGGGTTGGGTTCCGCGAAGGCGATGCCGGGCCGCGACGCGAGCTCCGCCGCCACCTCGCGGGTCCGGTCGGCGTCGAGCGTCCCGTCACGCCACAACGCCACCGCGAGCGCGTCGAGGGACGCGGCCCGTTGGAGCGTCGCGCCCTGCACCGCCACCGTGGCCCCGGCCTGCGCGAGGCCCGCCGCGTCGTCGTACCCGACGACGATCTCGCCCGGCACGATCCGGCCGACGTCGCGGTCGGGGAACAGGTCGGCGTCCCCGCCCCACGCGAGGCCCTCGGCCTCGACCGCCGCCGTGCCGGCGGTCCCGAACGCCACCTCCACGGCGCCGGAGATGGCGCCCATGCCGGGCGGAGGCGGCAGGGTCGGCGTCCCGCCGACCGACGTGCCTTCATCGCACGCGACCGCCACGAGGGCGGCCACCACCAGTGCGACGACGAACGAACTGCGTGAACGTTTCACGTCGATGTCCCTTCCGCCGAGGCGCGTAGGGGGCGTGGATCCCGACGGACGGCAGCGCTCCACGCGCGTCCCGCACCCCGGTCGTCCGCAATGTACGACGGCGACGCCGTCGAGGCAACGTGCCCCCCACCCCGGCGCGCCGCGGCCCGTCCAGGTCTACGTTCGGCGTGGTGTCCGCGGAGCCCGATCTCGCTCGGCCGCGTTCGGAGGTCGTGACGCCCGGACCTCCCGACGCCACGCGCGACCTCGACGTCGCCCTCGTACCGATCGACTGCGGCCTCGGGGACGTCCCGCACGACCTACCGCGGATCCACCGGGCG
This genomic window from Trueperaceae bacterium contains:
- a CDS encoding S8 family serine peptidase, which translates into the protein MKRSRSSFVVALVVAALVAVACDEGTSVGGTPTLPPPPGMGAISGAVEVAFGTAGTAAVEAEGLAWGGDADLFPDRDVGRIVPGEIVVGYDDAAGLAQAGATVAVQGATLQRAASLDALAVALWRDGTLDADRTREVAAELASRPGIAFAEPNPVVEMQAVPNDPFYPRQWHYEAIGLPDAWDVTTGDPNVVSAVVDTGILWREGDASATHPDLAGKVLPGYDFIQDPRAGGDGDGRDDDPHEVFDKDTSDHGSHVAGTIAASTNDGRGVAGVDWNGRILPVRALGVTGAGSGFDIVEGVLWAAGFDVDGVPRNPYPADVINLSLGSERSCSAMEQRAYDRVRRDADAIVVVAAGNDDIEAQRYAPASCRNVLTVGATGYGGVRAPYSNYGAGVDVVAPGGNLRTRLNGSGDVDGVLSTVYDRDAGEMSVSYFQGTSMATPHVAGVAALMRAIDPDVSADEVRAILTDTATPLSEAQCAEGCGAGLLRADRAVRALDPSGGTPPPEAPGSLTFRPSRLDIGATDSGKVVTLTNVSDGPVRYRAETFFTSRANPARLPDGSIYVDPFPLDDVLAPGAQTQVEMGVNRGLVPADGFYEFAIQIVVDGVPEYLYGSFEQGTDVAPTLSGPMVVAGFRYPDDGGEPEVGGVQQSGSPLDAFRFDAAPGTYQVIGWSDENDDGEIDEGDYVGIHPNWVTVRSGLEQPGVDVTLEPALALDAARADGASRDAVLRDALERVVRERRQASDR